In one window of Aceticella autotrophica DNA:
- a CDS encoding type Z 30S ribosomal protein S14: MARKALILKQKKTPKFSTRAYNRCKICGRPHGYIRKYGMCRICFREYAHKGIIPGVKKASW, from the coding sequence ATGGCTAGAAAGGCTTTAATTTTAAAGCAGAAAAAAACCCCCAAGTTTAGTACAAGAGCCTACAATAGATGTAAAATTTGCGGAAGACCGCATGGATATATCAGAAAATATGGAATGTGCCGAATATGCTTCAGAGAATATGCACATAAAGGCATAATACCTGGCGTAAAAAAGGCAAGCTGGTAA
- the rplE gene encoding 50S ribosomal protein L5: MARLREKYEKEVVPALSAKFSYKNIMQVPKLEKVIINMGIGEAKENPKAIESAANDLISITGQKPLVTKAKKSIANFKIRAGMPIGLKVTLRGERMYEFVDKLFNVALPRVRDFRGVPTKSFDGKGNYSFGIREQLIFPEIEYDKVDKVRGMDIIFVTTAKTDEEAKIFLELMGMPFAK, encoded by the coding sequence ATGGCAAGACTTAGGGAAAAATATGAAAAAGAGGTTGTACCAGCTCTTTCAGCCAAATTTTCTTATAAAAATATAATGCAGGTACCGAAACTGGAAAAAGTTATAATTAACATGGGCATAGGAGAAGCAAAAGAAAATCCAAAGGCAATTGAATCAGCGGCTAATGACCTTATAAGTATAACAGGTCAAAAACCACTTGTAACGAAAGCAAAAAAGTCAATTGCAAATTTTAAAATCCGTGCTGGAATGCCCATAGGTTTAAAAGTAACCCTTCGCGGCGAAAGAATGTATGAATTTGTTGATAAACTTTTCAATGTAGCATTGCCAAGGGTTAGAGATTTTAGAGGTGTTCCTACAAAGTCCTTTGATGGAAAAGGCAACTATTCTTTTGGCATTAGAGAACAACTGATATTCCCTGAAATAGAATATGATAAAGTTGATAAGGTAAGGGGAATGGATATAATATTTGTTACAACAGCTAAAACTGATGAGGAAGCAAAAATATTCTTGGAGCTTATGGGAATGCCATTTGCAAAATAA
- the rplX gene encoding 50S ribosomal protein L24 has translation MKKNKLHVKKGDIVTVISGKDKGKRGKVLAALPKEGKVIIEGVNVVTKHKKAGGPQQQGGIIHQEAPIYSSKVMLFCNKCGTGVRYGIKILDNGEKIRYCKRCQETI, from the coding sequence TTGAAGAAAAATAAACTGCATGTAAAAAAGGGAGATATAGTAACAGTAATCTCCGGTAAAGATAAAGGGAAACGCGGCAAGGTGTTAGCTGCATTGCCAAAAGAAGGTAAGGTTATTATTGAAGGTGTAAATGTAGTAACAAAGCATAAAAAAGCAGGTGGACCACAGCAGCAGGGAGGAATAATACATCAGGAAGCGCCGATATACAGTTCGAAAGTTATGCTGTTTTGCAATAAATGCGGTACAGGTGTAAGATATGGCATAAAAATACTTGACAATGGTGAAAAAATCAGATATTGCAAGAGATGCCAAGAGACGATATAG
- the rplN gene encoding 50S ribosomal protein L14, with protein sequence MIQPQTRLKVADNTGAKEILCIHLMGGSNRRFSNIGDVIVAAVKSATPGGVVKKGEVVKAVIVRTKKGIARKDGTYIRFDDNAAVIIKDDLQPKGTRIFGPVARELREKDFMKIISLAPEVL encoded by the coding sequence ATGATACAACCTCAAACAAGGTTAAAAGTTGCAGATAATACAGGTGCTAAAGAGATATTGTGTATTCATTTAATGGGCGGCTCTAATAGGAGATTTTCTAATATTGGAGATGTTATAGTTGCTGCGGTTAAAAGTGCTACACCCGGGGGTGTTGTAAAAAAAGGTGAAGTTGTAAAAGCTGTTATAGTTAGAACGAAAAAGGGAATAGCAAGAAAAGACGGCACATATATCAGGTTTGACGATAATGCAGCTGTTATTATAAAAGATGATTTACAGCCAAAAGGAACTCGTATATTTGGACCAGTAGCAAGAGAATTAAGAGAAAAAGATTTTATGAAAATAATATCACTTGCACCGGAAGTACTTTAA
- the rpsQ gene encoding 30S ribosomal protein S17 gives MERSLRKTRIGTVVSNKMDKTIVVAVEDRIKHPLYGKIIRRTKKFKAHDENNQCNIGDVVKIMETRPLSKEKRWRLVEVVKKAE, from the coding sequence TTGGAAAGGTCATTGAGAAAAACAAGGATTGGAACAGTTGTAAGCAATAAAATGGATAAAACCATAGTTGTTGCCGTAGAAGATAGAATCAAGCATCCATTGTATGGAAAAATAATTAGAAGGACAAAAAAATTCAAGGCACATGATGAAAATAATCAGTGCAATATTGGTGATGTTGTAAAGATAATGGAAACAAGACCCTTAAGTAAAGAAAAAAGATGGAGACTTGTTGAAGTAGTTAAAAAAGCGGAATGA
- the rpmC gene encoding 50S ribosomal protein L29 produces MKAKEIRDLTDEELNQKLSDLKGELFNLRFQLATGQLNNPMRVRDVRKSIARIKTIMRERELGKLNA; encoded by the coding sequence ATGAAAGCTAAAGAGATCAGGGATTTAACAGATGAGGAATTAAATCAGAAACTTTCCGATTTAAAAGGAGAACTTTTTAATCTTAGATTTCAACTTGCTACCGGACAGCTTAATAACCCAATGAGAGTTAGAGATGTGCGAAAATCTATTGCACGAATAAAAACGATAATGAGAGAAAGAGAACTTGGCAAGTTGAATGCTTAA
- the rplP gene encoding 50S ribosomal protein L16, translating to MLMPKRVKYRKQQRGRMKGNATRGNTITYGEYGIQALEHGWITANQIEAARIAMTRYIKRGGKVWIKIFPDKPVTEKPAETRMGSGKGSPEYWVAVVKPGRVLFEIAGVAEDVAREALRLAKHKLPIKTKFIKREELGGEENES from the coding sequence ATGTTGATGCCTAAAAGGGTTAAATACAGGAAACAGCAAAGAGGTAGAATGAAAGGAAATGCAACAAGAGGTAATACAATTACTTATGGCGAATATGGCATACAAGCATTAGAGCATGGTTGGATTACCGCCAATCAGATTGAGGCAGCCAGGATTGCTATGACAAGGTATATTAAGAGGGGAGGAAAAGTATGGATAAAGATATTCCCCGATAAACCTGTTACAGAAAAACCTGCTGAAACTCGTATGGGCTCCGGCAAAGGTTCGCCAGAATACTGGGTAGCTGTTGTTAAACCTGGAAGGGTTTTATTTGAAATAGCCGGTGTGGCAGAAGATGTAGCAAGAGAAGCTTTAAGATTAGCAAAACACAAACTGCCTATAAAAACAAAATTCATAAAACGTGAAGAATTGGGTGGTGAAGAGAATGAAAGCTAA
- the rpsC gene encoding 30S ribosomal protein S3, with the protein MGQKVNPHGLRVGVTIDWDAKWFAKDKDFGDTLVEDIKIREYIKKKLYTAGVPKVEIERAANRIKINIHTAKPGMVIGKGGSGIDELRKELENMTKKTVIINIVEVKNPEIDAQLVAENIASQLERRISFRRAMKQSISRAIKFGAKGIKIACAGRLAGAEIARTERYHEGVVPLQTLRANIDYGFAEANTTYGKIGIKVWINKGEILPQPKKRVTAEGGK; encoded by the coding sequence ATGGGTCAAAAAGTAAATCCTCATGGTTTAAGAGTTGGAGTAACGATAGATTGGGATGCAAAATGGTTTGCAAAGGATAAGGACTTTGGTGATACACTTGTTGAAGATATAAAAATAAGAGAATATATAAAGAAAAAGCTTTATACAGCCGGAGTACCGAAAGTCGAAATAGAAAGAGCTGCAAATAGAATCAAGATTAATATTCATACAGCAAAACCCGGTATGGTTATAGGAAAAGGCGGCTCTGGAATAGATGAACTGAGAAAAGAACTTGAAAACATGACAAAAAAGACAGTAATTATAAATATAGTTGAAGTTAAGAATCCTGAAATTGACGCACAGCTTGTTGCTGAAAATATCGCATCACAGTTGGAAAGAAGAATATCTTTCAGAAGAGCAATGAAACAGTCAATTTCAAGAGCTATAAAATTTGGAGCAAAGGGAATAAAAATCGCCTGTGCAGGAAGACTTGCAGGTGCAGAAATTGCTCGTACGGAAAGATATCATGAAGGAGTTGTGCCGCTTCAAACATTAAGAGCCAATATTGATTATGGCTTTGCAGAAGCAAACACAACATATGGGAAAATTGGCATTAAGGTATGGATTAATAAAGGAGAGATATTACCACAGCCAAAGAAACGGGTAACTGCGGAAGGAGGCAAATAA
- the rplV gene encoding 50S ribosomal protein L22: MEAKAVAKYIRISPRKVGLVLNMIRGKDIDEAFAILKFTPNKAAGIVEKVLKSAVANAENNNGLDKENLYISKAVADQGPILKRNMPRAMGRSNLMRRRTSHITVIVNEKE, translated from the coding sequence GTGGAAGCAAAAGCTGTTGCTAAATATATCAGAATTTCTCCGAGGAAAGTTGGCTTAGTGTTAAACATGATTCGCGGTAAAGATATAGATGAAGCATTTGCAATCTTAAAATTTACGCCGAATAAAGCTGCGGGTATAGTTGAAAAAGTCTTAAAATCAGCAGTTGCAAATGCAGAAAATAATAATGGTTTAGATAAAGAAAACCTATATATATCAAAAGCTGTAGCAGATCAAGGGCCAATATTAAAAAGGAACATGCCCAGAGCAATGGGAAGGTCAAACCTTATGAGAAGAAGAACCAGTCATATAACAGTTATTGTTAATGAAAAAGAATAA
- the rpsS gene encoding 30S ribosomal protein S19, translating to MSRSLKKGPYVNERLLNKIEEMNKKNEKKVIKTWSRSSTIFPQMVGHTIAVHDGRKHVPVYITEDMVGHKLGEFAPTRTFHGHANTEKTSKVK from the coding sequence TTGAGTAGATCCTTAAAAAAAGGTCCTTATGTAAATGAGAGGCTTCTCAATAAAATAGAAGAGATGAATAAGAAAAATGAAAAAAAAGTTATAAAGACATGGTCAAGGAGTTCTACTATATTTCCTCAAATGGTAGGTCATACAATAGCAGTACATGATGGAAGAAAACATGTGCCTGTCTATATTACTGAAGACATGGTAGGACATAAATTGGGGGAATTTGCTCCAACACGAACATTCCATGGTCATGCAAATACGGAAAAAACTTCAAAGGTAAAGTAG
- the rplB gene encoding 50S ribosomal protein L2 has protein sequence MGIKKYNPTSPGRREMTVSTFEEVTKDKPEKSLVRSLNKTGGRNVYGRITVRHHGGGHKRKYRIIDFKRDKDGVPGKVAAIEYDPNRSAYIALIHYLDGEKRYIIAPYGLKVGDLIQSGEDADIKIGNALPLYSIPVGTIIHNIELTAGKGGQMVRSAGVQAQLMAKEGDYVQIRMPSSEVRKVRSNCRATIGQVSNLDHENITIGKAGRSRWLGIRPTVRGSVMNPVDHPHGGGEGKAPIGHPGPMTPWGKPALGYKTRKKKKVSDKMILKRRNA, from the coding sequence ATGGGTATAAAAAAGTACAATCCTACTTCACCTGGAAGAAGAGAAATGACAGTATCTACCTTTGAAGAGGTTACAAAGGATAAACCAGAGAAATCACTTGTGAGAAGTTTAAATAAAACAGGTGGACGCAATGTCTATGGAAGAATAACAGTACGTCATCATGGCGGAGGACATAAAAGAAAATATAGAATAATTGATTTTAAAAGAGATAAAGATGGAGTACCGGGAAAAGTTGCTGCAATAGAATATGATCCAAATAGGTCAGCATATATAGCACTGATACATTATCTTGATGGTGAAAAAAGATATATAATTGCACCATATGGTTTGAAAGTCGGAGATTTAATACAATCTGGCGAAGATGCTGATATTAAAATAGGTAATGCACTGCCTCTTTATAGCATTCCTGTAGGAACAATAATACACAATATAGAATTAACAGCAGGCAAAGGTGGACAAATGGTAAGGTCAGCCGGTGTCCAGGCACAGTTAATGGCTAAAGAGGGGGATTATGTTCAGATAAGAATGCCTTCATCAGAGGTAAGAAAGGTTAGATCGAACTGCAGAGCCACAATAGGGCAGGTGTCAAATCTTGACCATGAAAATATTACGATAGGTAAAGCAGGCAGATCGAGATGGCTTGGAATAAGACCAACAGTAAGAGGTTCAGTTATGAATCCTGTAGACCATCCACATGGTGGTGGAGAAGGCAAAGCACCTATAGGTCATCCGGGTCCAATGACGCCATGGGGTAAACCTGCATTGGGATACAAGACACGTAAAAAGAAAAAGGTATCAGATAAGATGATACTAAAAAGACGTAACGCTTGA
- the rplW gene encoding 50S ribosomal protein L23 — protein MEARDIILKPVVTEKSMNEIANKKYTFIVNKNANKIQIKKAVEEIFGVDVEKVFTMNYMGKMKRMGKYEGRTSSYKKAIVKLKPNSKGIEFFEGMQA, from the coding sequence ATGGAAGCGCGAGATATTATATTAAAGCCGGTTGTTACAGAAAAAAGCATGAATGAAATAGCCAACAAAAAATACACCTTTATAGTAAATAAAAATGCAAATAAAATCCAAATTAAAAAAGCAGTTGAGGAAATATTTGGTGTTGATGTTGAAAAAGTATTTACAATGAATTATATGGGTAAAATGAAGCGTATGGGTAAATATGAAGGCAGAACAAGCAGCTATAAGAAAGCAATCGTCAAATTGAAACCAAATAGCAAAGGGATTGAATTCTTTGAAGGTATGCAGGCTTAG
- the rplD gene encoding 50S ribosomal protein L4, giving the protein MPKVAVFNINGEQTGEIELNDAVFGVNVNVPVMHDAVLSYLASQRQGTHSTKKRGEVRGGGRKPWRQKGTGRARQGSIRAPQWIKGGVVFGPKPRDYSYDIPKKVKRLALKSALSSKVKDSEIIVLEELKMDEPKTKKIAEILNNFNVKNALIVIPEDENNIILSSRNLPNVKTVYANTLNVYDVLKYDKFIITKDAVNKVEEVYA; this is encoded by the coding sequence ATGCCAAAGGTAGCGGTTTTTAATATAAATGGTGAGCAAACCGGTGAGATTGAATTAAATGATGCTGTATTCGGTGTTAATGTGAATGTTCCTGTTATGCATGATGCAGTTTTAAGTTATTTAGCAAGTCAAAGACAGGGCACACATTCAACCAAAAAACGTGGTGAAGTTAGAGGCGGAGGTAGAAAACCTTGGAGACAAAAAGGTACAGGAAGAGCTCGTCAAGGGAGTATCAGAGCACCGCAATGGATAAAGGGTGGTGTAGTCTTTGGACCAAAACCAAGGGATTATAGTTATGACATACCTAAAAAAGTTAAAAGATTAGCTTTGAAATCCGCACTTTCTTCGAAAGTAAAAGATAGTGAAATAATAGTTCTTGAAGAATTAAAAATGGATGAACCAAAGACAAAGAAGATTGCAGAAATCCTCAATAATTTTAATGTTAAAAATGCATTGATTGTTATACCTGAGGATGAAAATAACATCATATTATCATCAAGAAATTTACCTAATGTAAAAACAGTTTATGCAAATACATTAAATGTTTATGATGTATTAAAATATGACAAATTTATCATTACAAAAGATGCAGTTAACAAGGTTGAGGAGGTGTATGCTTGA